In Babesia microti strain RI chromosome IV, complete genome, the sequence cCGAGATTATAGACTGAGAGGTTGTTTTTGGATATGTTGTACCTTTTTTTATCGTACTAGTACTAGGTGCCTCCTGTGACAATTTGATGTCACTAGTATCCCTTGgtgaattttttagttcAGTAGCTGGAAAGACGCGAGATTTAGCAGATTTGAGCAGCTTTTTGGGGGTTCTACTTTCCACTGCAATTTCTGTGTGAGAAATTTGCTGATTTTGCGGTTTGACAAAGTTTGTTCGTGCACTATACAGATGCGGCAATTTGTCCTGGACAATGCATTTGATCTGTTTGGCAAATAGACCCTTGCCTGGTCCAGTCAATATTTTCTTCTTATTTTCACTGGTGTCCTTTTTTTCTTCGGTAGGTAAGGGCTTATCTCCTTTAGCAGtagatattatatttgaatcaATGGGTGCTGGACGTTTGGTAATAGGCCCGACAGATTTAGATGATGGAGATACGTCTGGCAGATGAGATTTTGTTTGAGATATATCATGTGTATATGCCTGAATGTTTGGGGATGAAACGTCCGAATCAGGAATAAAATTGGGATTGTACGAGCATGAGTCACTGCTGTCAATGGCATCAAATTCGTAAAAATTGATTCCAGGATTGGTATACAAATCGGACAGAGGTGTATCTCCAgaaatattcaattcaCGTTCCCCTTCTTCACTAGTGGAAAAGACGTTTTTAGACGTTGAATATGCTTTTGTTAAGCAATTAAGCGTGTTATTTCTAGTAATGTGATTCTCGCCGATATATGTCGCAGTAGATTCTCTAAATTCGGTACCTTTGCTATTGTTAATTTGATGTCTTAGTGGATTTGCTAAAAATAATAGGAAATAACCTTTCACTTGCATCGCCCAACatcataatataataaattacatatacTGATGTATAATGATACACCATAAAACACTCATTATCGCACTcataatcaaatttaaatattatacaacCGGTGTGAATGGACAACAGTCGCACACATCTGAGCGCCTTTTTATACAACGTATCACGCCTGAAATTACCGAAGATTCCAAGTTTTTTCCACAATATCTAGTGGATTATACTTATAGTGGATACGAATTGTATCCATGGTCACAAGAGAGCATTTATGATCGCAACATATTTTCCTACTCGACAGATATATTACCGAAAGATGTgttgaaattgttgaatacTTCAGAATGTAGCCACTTCATAGTTACCATTGGCGGTGGACATTGGGACTACGATAGATTTTCCAATTCCCCTATTGAAATTGTGCCAAATGGAGCTACTTTGATGGCCAACTTGCCCAGTAATTTTGTGCAACAAGCTTGGCCTATGTTAACCCATGGACTTTGGGGTCTCACCGGTGTCTCATTCAACATGTCAAAATCACCCATAGTTCTTGCAAATAAGCCATTCGTTGGTAAAAACAAATCTGTATTGGATGATTTGAAGTTACGCTTGGATCAGGTGTACAATTGGGTTGATGATACGAATGAAGAGAATTACTATTTGGACACTAGGGAGAATCCCAGACAAGCTTCGAAATTAGAAACAATGGAAGATTTGTTGTACAAGATTAGTAGACGGGAGAGGGCGTTgtattttgacaatttgacACAGGAAAATTTGTGCACTGacaatttatacaatttggaaAGGTTGCTTCCCTGCGGGTTTAGGAAAGGATTTGCCATGATTTTTAGCGATTTACACCATATAATTAGTTCAGAATACAAAGGTGTAAAACTGTCGGCATCACTTCATAACGGCCGCTATTATTATTCATTGAACATACACTATGTAACTATTGGCGAGGAATTAGATAATCTAAAATTGCTGGATAACTGTATTAACAAATGCCATTGTATGAATGAATCACAATTATTCATTAGATCCAGTCAAGCTGATATAGCTGGCGGATCTAACATGGGCGATGGttcatatatttacattccTAAAGTTGTAGGTACGTATATGTCTCATAATGGATTGATGATGATTACTACTGAGTATTGTATCCTCATGAATATGTTTCTAATCAGaacatttgattttttcTGCAGAATTAAATATGTTCAATCCATCCCATACAACACTAAATACCCtagttatataaaaatgcaattatttgtgttgAATGACTAACATAGACCTAAAAGTTGCGTTAAAAACTGCTAAGCCAATAGATGGGCGCGGAGTCACGGTTACATACGAGGAATTAGATGCACCGGGTGTAAATCGCAGAACCAGCTCAACTCTACTAATTACAATCAGAAACCCTACGGATAAAGTCGTAAAAATTGCTTCCATCACTGTTCTGCCCAAATGGATAATCCCACTTGGTCACACACTAACAATCAAAACTGATAATAATCTGTTATGCGTTGCTGAAGATTGTTTCCATACGTTGGGTATAGAATCTCAATGGATTGTAAATAACCAATTAACCCCGGACACTAGATCTAACATCCTGTTCGTCACCAAACTATCTGCTAATTCaagattatatatatcattcCAGATACTTAAGACACTGTTAGGTTATTATTCCATGGGTCTTGGAGAGTTGAGAGGACAGATTTTGCCTGGGACAGTCCTCTTCTACCAGGTGTGGTATAGTTTCCATATAATATTACTCATCCGTGATCTATTATTAATACAGGATCAGTTAAGTGTTTGGCCAGAATCTTATCGCAATTACTTATCCAAGCTTTCGGCATTAGCATCAATAGGACTCACTGATACCCATGTGGATATGACTCAGCAGGAACAAGTACCATTCAGATCTCTGCTAGACGAAATGATTGACAATTCTTGGGGGTTTGCCCATAATACCAAGTGCCTGGTGTCCAATccattaatgataaaaatattgcTCTCCGATAATACGGTATCTTACAATGCAATGGTTATCATTGGCATTGCTATTGGGATGTTATTTGCCTTTGTTTACAAGTCTACAATTGAAGATGTGGACAAGATTACATTCACAAGCACTAGTTCTGTTGTTGGTGCGCCTATGGGGAAAAAGATAGACTGACTGATTAATTTTGAGGCCAATCACAAGATTTAGTTGTTAATGATGTGTAGAACATTGTAGTGCATGAACTTAggtttttataataattaagaTATTTCCTTCAGTAAAGTAGTAAATCAAAGGATCCAGTACCTAGTTTGATAGGTTTGCCCGTGATAATACATTCGCTAACTCCACAAATGGGATCCCTACGATTGTGAACGGCAGCCTCAAAGAGATGTTCGTTGGTTTCCTCAAAACTAGCCAACATTAGGGTGGAAGTTCTCATTTTTTGTATCCCAAAGCGATTGATTCCAAGCACCTCACCTCTAAACGTCATTACGTCGCCCAATAAACACATGTGCCTGTAGTCAATTTCTATAGAATAAGCATCCATACATTTGCAGATTTCGCTGATAATGACACTCCTAGCGGCCTCAATTCCCAACACTTTGGCCACTTCAATGACATGATTTGACTTGACCTTAGTGCCAACAACACCTGGGATGCCCATGATGTTGAGCAATCCATAACCCTCGACAGCCAAGTGGTATTCGCCCCCTTCCTTTTTAATCACGCCCCGTTTGACAAACTTCTCCCCTGACAGTACTAGTGACATCAATCCTATATAAACTCTACAAAATACCGTCTATTAGGGACTGCTTTTGGAACATGTATAAACCACAATTTGTATGAGGCACTAGGATTGCCAGTCGATCATTGTCAAGCACATAGATACTGTTCTTGTCTAATCTGATCTTATTTATGGAACTATAACCAACAATAACTTCTTTTACCTATATTAGAACCGGTTTTttataatgaatttaatatcatatatttggTGTAATTGATTCGTGTTGTTACTTACGTGATTCGCACTGATACACAATCCCAAGTCAGCACAAATACCCTGATCAATTGTGAGAATGATAAATGAACCATGAGGAGAATAAATATCCTCAAACTTCTTACAAATATTTCCTATTGTTGTCTTTTCAATCCTATACTTATTTATTAGGGCAGCCTCAAATTTTGAGCTCACTAGGGGCACTTCTATAATAGGCGTTTGAATATTGGCCGTGGCGTTTATTATCTCCTTTATTCTGGGCACACCCAAAGTTACATTCATAGATGCCACGCCTAGATAATGGATAGTATTTTAACGAGGAagcatttatttacatgCATATGCAGTATATATGGTAAATGATGGTTATTATAAGTGCAGTATAGTGGCTTGTCCAATGACCCTATAACTATAGATTCTGCACTAGAGTATTTTTCACgtttttttaatgtaaatCTTATTGTAAAGTTGATTTGAATTGATTATAGTGCCAATAATTCttgatgatgaaatttcaaTTCAATAACATGGAAGAGTCTTAGCAgaaatttgtgaaattttacacaatgACTTGTTCTCGCATGTTTTTACCAATTTGAATGGTTTCCAAGTTATTTTTGGGAAATATTGACAACATCGCCTATTAGTGTACACGGTTACACCATGGGTTAAAACCTCCAATTTATTTTCTTTGGGGAAAGTCACACTTATAAGTGTAAGCATATACTATAGCCAATACAACAATgcattataatatacatcatatatacatggggtaaataattgtggAAAGGAAGGGAAAATTATGCATTCTTATATTAAATGGGTTTATGATATGCCATgtcatttaatttgtttatatacaaataaagtTATACTTTATATAGTTTTTCTGTGATTTACCTGCAAAATGAAACGTCTTCAAAGTCATTTGAGTTCCAGGTTCACCAATTGACTGGGCACCTAGCGCCCCTACCGCATCCCCCGGTTCCGCTATGGCGTTCTTGTAATCCCTCCAACAAGATATGCACAAGTTGTATAGGTGCCTTAGAGTAATAACATATTTCTTGTTAACTGGCATGTTGTATGTTATCCGCTTCCTCTTATTCCCGTCTAGCTGATAACATACTTTCTGTATCACATTTCGACTGGGCCATTCGGTGAATTCGCTTCTTCCAGGCTCTGCCCCTTCAAGTTGCCGATATTCTGCAATTTCCTCTGCCTTTCTCTCAATCCAATGCAATGAATCACTTTCAAAATCCCTAAACACTGCACTTACACTGTCTTTGCTCATATCGCAATCACCTGTGCTGTTAATGTTCAAGTGCTGTGACAGTTTGGCAGGGATAAATCCCTTAACTAAGCTATATATGAATCTGGTCCATCGGCTTATCTCAAATGGGAACAAAGGcacattaattttatggCCCATACGGTGGATCACAAGATAGCATTTGAGTTGGTTAGAAATCATTTCATAAGCATACTCATCACTCTTTAAATATTGCAGAGATTCCAGCCTTTCCTGTAGGAATTTGGGCAATTTCATAGCACGTAATGCCTCTAAATCTAATGTCGGTGGCTCTGATGGCGGTAAAATTGGACCTTTATAATCCCCAAATTGTTTAGAATTTGATCGTGCCTGTAACATTTTCAGTGTATCTTCCATATGAAACACGCCTAAACTGCAAGGGCTGATCCCATCATCTCCATATAAGAACTGTACAACTTGTCCATCACTGGTTCGTACAGTGTGGTCATAACACACACTCAAGTCTTCCAGCGCCTAAAGTATTAGTTGTGTAAATAGCAGCAAATTAACAGTTTTGTAGAATATTcgtgaaatatatatattattataaacaacCTTGTTGAATAATATTGCAAACGGTCAATTAGTTTTCTTAATGGCAATTTAAGATTACAAAAAACGCACATTACATAGCataatattaaaacatATGTAGAAAATCCAAATaatctaacaaatttaaagtACTCACCTTCATAAGCCTCCTCTGCATGTACCCAGTCTCTGCAGTCTTGACAGCAGTATCAATAAGCCCCTCCCTTCCACTCATAGTGTGGAAGAAAAATTCCTGTGGATCTAGTCCCGTGAAGAATGAATTAGCGACAAAACCCCTAGATTTGGGCTCCAAAGAATCCATTTCAAAGTGTGGCAATGAACGGTTGACAAATCCATTTTGTATCCTTTGTCCTATGTGAAATATCTGTGCAACCTGATACATTTTGCTGGCCCACACATGCGATCATTTGTGCGATATTAATTAGTGACCCCTTGGCACCGGAATTAAACATGATTAGCGGTTTATTTTGGGGAGGTAAGTGTTCATAACATACTTTACCGGCCTGATTACGTAAATCGTCCAGCTCCCCCTTTATAATTAGCTCAAGGGTTTCTTGGGCTGAACAGCCAAACTTTGCCTGGATTTCTCCGCGATTGTACTTTTCAATCTCATGATCTACTTTTTTATACCCGTTATTCAATACAACCTATGTCACAAAGTtttgttacaaataatatttttaacaaattaattaaacaaaataaccCACAGATAAATGATACTATCGTAAAAGAAATAATTAtgcatattttaaaaaaatcaatactTTAAAACACCACAAAAACTACACAAggatatatcattaaatacttATTTCACATGCAGCATTtaaatttgctaaataaaataGAAAATCGTACCCCTTTCTCCAAAATAAGCTCATGTGAGGGAATAACATCATCTATTCCTATTGATAAACCGTATTCACATAACCATCTACAAGTTAACTTGGAGATTCTTGATAAGAATTTACTAGTAGATTTAGAGCCTTGATTCCGtaacaaatgaaatataAGTCCAGATTTACCGGGACCTAAAGTATTCTTCCCAACCGAACCACACATCAATTCAGAATTAGATACCACAACATATCCATCACTTGGAGACATAACATCACTATTACCGTAAACGCTAGTGTTTGATTTATATGGTTTAAATTCGCGTTCTTTAAGTTCCAAATTAATGTAAGTCCTATCTTTCCTGTTAGGTGAAAGCAGTAGACTAAATACTTGTTTGCCAGTCCACAATTGTATCGGGTATATAATTGCTGGAGGCGGAACGTCAATATGCTCTATGCCGTCACAAAAGCTGCAACATAAgttgaaaattttcttCTTGTCCAAAAAATAGTCCTTGCTGGTTAGCAGATAGGAAGCACTAAGGAAATCTTGCACTGCAGCCACTAAGGGCTCGCCATTTTTAGGACTggtcaaattatttagtacaCCCATTAAATGAAATGCCTCAGCGCGAGCTTCCTCTGTTTGTGGGAAATGGAGATTCATTTCGTCGCCGTCAAAGTCGGCGTTATATGGTGAACAAACACACTCATTAAATCTTAAAGTAGAACCTTGCATTACGATAGCCCTGTGGGCCATTATGGACATTCGATGCAATGAAGGTTGCCTATTAAATAGCACTATATCTCCATCCCATATGTGCCGTTCAACGATATCACCCACGGCTAATCTCTCTGATACATTCTTCGGATTTGCATATCTCAAATTACATTTGGAACCATCAAGTTTGTTAACATAACAGGCCCCTGGCCAAGAATCGGGTCCATTTAGCACTGCACGCTTCaagatattgatatttgttgTATTTACCCGTTCAGGATAGGTTAACCTTTGTGCAATATACTTGGGCACCACTACTTGATCAATACCCACGTTTGGATCAGGAGATATCACTGTACGGGCGGAAAAGTCAACCCTTTTACCAGAAAGATTGCCTCTGAAGCGTCCTTCTTTGCCTAGATTAgtattttcaattgaaattttatagttattaaaatttacaaaacaTTACTCGTGGAAAAATCGTATAATAGAATAAAAGTTATATGGTGTAGTGTATGTGGATTCCAGGTTCAAATTTTCACCCATTTTTCTCgctaaaaaaattaatatctTACCTTTGAGGCGCTGACAAATTCCCCTGCTAGAtttagtaatatttttggtagCCAACAACTGAGATACAGCTGGGGATTCagaattaatatatctaGTACATTGCAATTGCATAAATTGCCAGTTTCCAATAAATTGGTTAGTTTGAAACCCGTTTTTACACTGACTCTTTATTAGATTGTTCAAATCCACAATGTCAGACAGAATACAAGTGAGATCATCTTCTGTAGATCCATGTTCATCCAAAGTCACGGAAGGGCGAATACAACtctaaattgattattatttgttactGGTGGTACTGGTATGGATGATATAATGAGATTCTCAGGTTTATCAATGTTTAGTACCAGTAAGTGCGCTGGATTGATCGATTTGAACAATGATTTAACGTATAGTGGATCCAGGTCCTCCTCCACtgtctaaattattagCATATAGTGAaactaaatttaaatttattgtgtACTAACCTGCATTTTCCCTCCTTGTTTCTGCTTAACTGTATGCCTAATCTTCATAAACTGATCCAAAGTGGGTTTAACAATTCTTTTTAACGAACCCTGCGTGGAATTACATCTGGGACATTTAATAACCTTTCTACACTCTGCTACTAATcttttaaacaatatctTCTTAGCCAATGGGTCAGCtgaataatcaatttaacaTACTGGTTATTAATGCCTGATCCTTAAACCTCTTCATGTTATCTTCGGAAATTAGAAGATATGAACATTTTTTGCATATACAGGAGAGAATTTGGATAGTGTACTTAAAGAATCCAATATGGAATACGGGCAAATGAAGGTCAATATACCCCCAATGCCCAAGACATTCAGTCAATCCTAGGTTACAGGttttacatttttgatCATTGCGGTTGGTACCTAAATGAATAGATTATAGTAAAGAATTTTATGAGACTAGTACCTACCGAGTCTGAGATCAAGAACTCCATATGGAAAAGGCTTGTTAGACAAAtagtaatatatttcaCGATTATTAATTGGTATTTCAGATTGCTTTGCTATGTCACAATTGCTCATGACGCTGAATCCGACGCTGTCGATTGTGACTAGTGGCGTTTCTATTGGGACAAACTTTCTCATTCTACCTTAAAAATTCACATCCACATAACTCGTTAAATACCATAAATTAATAGACTGACTgcattattaattaaatgatagGCTACACATTTATTCAACAATAGATCT encodes:
- a CDS encoding hypothetical protein (overlaps_old_locusTagID:BBM_III06200) gives rise to the protein MQVKGYFLLFLANPLRHQINNSKGTEFRESTATYIGENHITRNNTLNCLTKAYSTSKNVFSTSEEGERELNISGDTPLSDLYTNPGINFYEFDAIDSSDSCSYNPNFIPDSDVSSPNIQAYTHDISQTKSHLPDVSPSSKSVGPITKRPAPIDSNIISTAKGDKPLPTEEKKDTSENKKKILTGPGKGLFAKQIKCIVQDKLPHLYSARTNFVKPQNQQISHTEIAVESRTPKKLLKSAKSRVFPATELKNSPRDTSDIKLSQEAPSTSTIKKGTTYPKTTSQSIISEFNNTSVIHSDFGGEIVNDFYDTTQTVSKKEHISTSSTWDISPSQLRVKGAYFIQRYVQELREPFKRHEKDTGSCDTQVAAITARIDYLIEHVKRSPKDISAKLKLLKLAHRRRKHLAYLFKTNKQSFQRLIDTFKLYFDTKPYTYEKVLPDYVYRRRNSTKREYTKEGRSKPFISSPARFDNITLDMLIR
- a CDS encoding DNA-directed RNA polymerase III subunit C1 (overlaps_old_locusTagID:BBM_III06210); protein product: MRKFVPIETPLVTIDSVGFSVMSNCDIAKQSEIPINNREIYYYLSNKPFPYGVLDLRLGTNRNDQKCKTCNLGLTECLGHWGYIDLHLPVFHIGFFKYTIQILSCICKKCSYLLISEDNMKRFKDQALITTDPLAKKILFKRLVAECRKVIKCPRCNSTQGSLKRIVKPTLDQFMKIRHTVKQKQGGKMQTVEEDLDPLYVKSLFKSINPAHLLVLNIDKPENLIISSIPVPPSCIRPSVTLDEHGSTEDDLTCILSDIVDLNNLIKSQCKNGFQTNQFIGNWQFMQLQCTRYINSESPAVSQLLATKNITKSSRGICQRLKGKEGRFRGNLSGKRVDFSARTVISPDPNVGIDQVVVPKYIAQRLTYPERVNTTNINILKRAVLNGPDSWPGACYVNKLDGSKCNLRYANPKNVSERLAVGDIVERHIWDGDIVLFNRQPSLHRMSIMAHRAIVMQGSTLRFNECVCSPYNADFDGDEMNLHFPQTEEARAEAFHLMGVLNNLTSPKNGEPLVAAVQDFLSASYLLTSKDYFLDKKKIFNLCCSFCDGIEHIDVPPPAIIYPIQLWTGKQVFSLLLSPNRKDRTYINLELKEREFKPYKSNTSVYGNSDVMSPSDGYVVVSNSELMCGSVGKNTLGPGKSGLIFHLLRNQGSKSTSKFLSRISKLTCRWLCEYGLSIGIDDVIPSHELILEKGVVLNNGYKKVDHEIEKYNRGEIQAKFGCSAQETLELIIKGELDDLRNQAGKVCYEHLPPQNKPLIMFNSGAKGSLINIAQMIACVGQQNVSGQRIQNGFVNRSLPHFEMDSLEPKSRGFVANSFFTGLDPQEFFFHTMSGREGLIDTAVKTAETGYMQRRLMKALEDLSVCYDHTVRTSDGQVVQFLYGDDGISPCSLGVFHMEDTLKMLQARSNSKQFGDYKGPILPPSEPPTLDLEALRAMKLPKFLQERLESLQYLKSDEYAYEMISNQLKCYLVIHRMGHKINVPLFPFEISRWTRFIYSLVKGFIPAKLSQHLNINSTGDCDMSKDSVSAVFRDFESDSLHWIERKAEEIAEYRQLEGAEPGRSEFTEWPSRNVIQKVCYQLDGNKRKRITYNMPVNKKYVITLRHLYNLCISCWRDYKNAIAEPGDAVGALGAQSIGEPGTQMTLKTFHFAGVASMNVTLGVPRIKEIINATANIQTPIIEVPLVSSKFEAALINKYRIEKTTIGNICKKFEDIYSPHGSFIILTIDQGICADLGLCISANHVKEVIVGYSSINKIRLDKNSIYVLDNDRLAILVPHTNCGLYMFQKQSLIDGLMSLVLSGEKFVKRGVIKKEGGEYHLAVEGYGLLNIMGIPGVVGTKVKSNHVIEVAKVLGIEAARSVIISEICKCMDAYSIEIDYRHMCLLGDVMTFRGEVLGINRFGIQKMRTSTLMLASFEETNEHLFEAAVHNRRDPICGVSECIITGKPIKLGTGSFDLLLY
- a CDS encoding hypothetical protein (overlaps_old_locusTagID:BBM_III06205), which gives rise to MIHHKTLIIALIIKFKYYTTGVNGQQSHTSERLFIQRITPEITEDSKFFPQYLVDYTYSGYELYPWSQESIYDRNIFSYSTDILPKDVLKLLNTSECSHFIVTIGGGHWDYDRFSNSPIEIVPNGATLMANLPSNFVQQAWPMLTHGLWGLTGVSFNMSKSPIVLANKPFVGKNKSVLDDLKLRLDQVYNWVDDTNEENYYLDTRENPRQASKLETMEDLLYKISRRERALYFDNLTQENLCTDNLYNLERLLPCGFRKGFAMIFSDLHHIISSEYKGVKLSASLHNGRYYYSLNIHYVTIGEELDNLKLLDNCINKCHCMNESQLFIRSSQADIAGGSNMGDGSYIYIPKVVDLKVALKTAKPIDGRGVTVTYEELDAPGVNRRTSSTLLITIRNPTDKVVKIASITVLPKWIIPLGHTLTIKTDNNLLCVAEDCFHTLGIESQWIVNNQLTPDTRSNILFVTKLSANSRLYISFQILKTLLGYYSMGLGELRGQILPGTVLFYQDQLSVWPESYRNYLSKLSALASIGLTDTHVDMTQQEQVPFRSLLDEMIDNSWGFAHNTKCLVSNPLMIKILLSDNTVSYNAMVIIGIAIGMLFAFVYKSTIEDVDKITFTSTSSVVGAPMGKKID